GCCCGCGCCGCCATGATCGTGGTGCAGCCGATGGGGCCGGCGCCCAGCACCGCGACCGAGTACCCGGGGCGCACCTCGCCCTTGCGCGCGGCCCAGACGCCCACCGCCAGCGGCTCGAGCAGCGCCGCCGCGTCGTCCGAGACCGAGTCGGGCACCGGGAACACGAAGTCGTCGGGCCACAGCACGTACTCGCTGAGCGCCCCGTCCACGGGCGGCGTGGCCATGAAGGTCATCTCGGGGCAGAGGTTGTAGGCACCGGACTTGCAGTAGGCGCAGCGCCGGCAGGGGTAGCCGGGCTCCAGCGCCACCCGGTCGCCGGGCCTCACGCGGGTCACGCCCGCCCCGACCGCGTCTACCACGCCGCTGACCTCGTGGCCCAGCACGAGCGGCCCCTCGACCACGAAGCGGCCGATGCGCCCGTGGGTGTAGTAGTGCACGTCGGAGCCGCACACGCCGATGCGCCCGACCCGCACGCGCACCTCGCGGGGGCCGGGGGCGGCGACCTCGCGGGTCTCCCAGGCCAGCGTGCGGTGGACGGTCAGGACGGCCGTTTTCGAGGAGACGGAGGTCATGGTCTATTCTCTCCTCTGCTCACCGGCATTGGACTCACCAGCACGTGTACCCCCCGTCCACGACCAGGGTGTGCCCGGTCACGAAGCTCGACGCGTCGGAGGCGAGGTACAGCACGGCCGGGGCGATTTCGGCGGGCTCCGCGAGGCGGCCCATCGGGGTTTCCTTCAGCCAGGTGTCGCGCCACTCGGGCGTCTCCAGGCCGCGCCGGGTCAGGGGCGTGGCGGTGTAACCGGGCGCCACCGCGTTCACGCGCACGCCCCGGCCCCCCCACTCGCCCGCCAGCGAGCGGGTCAGGTGGATCACGCCCGCCTTGCTCGCGTTGTAGCCCGCCTGCGGCTGCGGGTGGTTCGAGATCATCCCGCTCATGGAGGCGGTGGAGACGATGGCGCCCTTACCGCGCGCGAGCATGGGGCGCCCGAATTCGCGGCAGCACCAGAACACGCCGTCGAGGTTGACCCGCATCACGGCCGTCCAGTCCTCGTCGGGGGTGGACTCGGCGGGCGTGTTGCGCACGATCCCGGCGTTGTTCACCAGGATCTCCACGTCAGGCAGCCGGGCGGCGAGCGCGGCCACCGCGGCCGCGTCGGTGACGTCGAGCACCTCGAACGCGGCGCCGATGCCCTGGGCCGCCTCGGTGCCCACGTCGGGGTTCAGGTCGGCGATGGTCACGCGGGCGCCGGCCTGGGCCAGCCCTCGGGCGATCTCGAAGCCGATGCCCTGGGCAGCGCCGGTCACCACCGCGTGGCGGCCGTCGAGGCGGAACAGGTCGAGGATCTGGGGGGGAGTGGGGAGCTGGGTCATGGGCGAGTCCTTGTGGTGGGGCCGGAAGCTGGGCCGGCCGGGGAGAGGGGCGGAGCGGACTCAGGCGGGCGGATCAGATGGGTTCGATGGAGCCCTCAGGACGGGGTCTTCACGCCGCCGGACGCCCGCACCGCAGACGCCGTGGGGACGTCGCGGGCGAGGCGCTGCAGCGCGCCCAGCGGGCCGTCGCTCTGCAGGCTCGCGCGCGCCGCGAGGTAGGCAGCCCGGAACCGGGCGCTCTGCCCCAGCTCGCCGAACACGGCCCGCAGCTCCAGGAACGCGCCCGGCTGCCGGGCCTCACGGCGCACCGCGCCCTGCAGCTCGGCGGCGCGCGGGTCGCTCAGCGCCGGGAAGCGCCCCCCGTCCACCGCCTCGATGTAGGCCGCCCAGGAGGCGACCACCAGCGCGCAGCGGGCGATCTCGCCGCCGGCGTCCAGCTGCGCGCGCACCACCGGCAGCAGGAAGCGGGGGATGCGCTCGGAGGCGTCCACGATCAGGCGGGCCAGGGTGTCCCGGATGGCCGGGCTGGCGAAGCGCTCGATGAGCTCTGCGCGGTAGGCGGCCAGGTCGATGCCCGGCACCGGGCGCAGGGTGGGCGTGGCCTCCCGCGCCATGTAGCCCAGCAGGAAGTCCACGAAGTCCGGCTGCCCGCAGACCTCGTGGACATAGGTGGAACCGGCCAGCAGGCCCAGGCAGCCCATCGCCTGATGCGAGGCGTTGAGCAGCCGCAGTTTCATCAGCTCGTAGGGCTCGACGTCCGGCACCAGCTGCACGCCGACCGTCTCCAGCGCGGGCCGGCCCAGGGTGAAGCGGTCTTCCAGTACCCACTGGGTAAAGGCCTCGGCCACCACCGGCCAGGCGTCGTCCACGCCGAATTCGCGGGCGACCTCCTGGCGGGTCTGCTCGGTGGTCACGGGCGTGATGCGGTCGACCATCGAGCTGGGGAAGGCGACCTCGCGGGCCACCCACTCGCCCAGTTCGGGGTCTTTCAGGCGGGCGAAGGTGGCGAAGGCCTGCCCCGCCACGTGGCCGTTGCCCTGCATGTTGTCGCAGGACAGGACGGTGAAGGGCCGCAGGCCGCGCTCCCGCCGGCGCCGCAGCCCCTCGGTGACGTAGCCGAAGACCGTGCGGGGCACGGCCCCGGGCGTCAGGTCATGCTGGAAGTCGGCCCCCGAGGGATCGAACTCGCCGGTGGCGTTGTCGGTGCCGTAGCCGCCCTCGGTGACGGTGAGCGAGACGATCCGCGTCTCAGGGCTCGCCAGTTTCTCCAGCACCGCCTCGGGATCGTCGGGCGCGAACAGGAACTCGTGCAGGGCGCCGATCACGCGGGCCTCGGCGTGGCCGTCGGGCGCGCGGGAGACCAGGGTGTAGAGGTGATCCTGCGCGGCCAGCACGTCCCGCATGCGGGCGTCGCCGGGCATGACGCCCACGCCGCAGATGCCCCACTGTGCCGATCCAGCGGCGTCCGCACCCAGCAGCCGGTCGAGGTACATCGCCTCGTGCGAGCGGTGGAAGCCGCCGACCCCGAAGTGGACGATGCCGGAGGTGAGCGCGCTGGGATCGTACTGGGGCACAGCAACGCGCTGATCCAGGGTGGACAGGGCCGCACGGTTGAGTTTGACGGTCATGGGGACTCCGGACTCCGGGAACGTGGAACGGGCTGGGCCCGGGAAGGGTGTGCGGGGCGGGCTCCCGGAGCCGCCTATTTCACGGCCCCGAAGCTCAGACCGCGCACGAGCTGGCGCTGGGCGATCCAGCCGAAGATCAGCACGGGCAGCACGGTCAGGGTGGCGGCGGCCGAGAGCTGCGCCCAGAAGAGCCCCTGGCTGGTCTTGAAGGAGCCGATGAACACGCTCAGCGGCGCGGCGTCCGAGTTGGTCAGGTTCA
The sequence above is drawn from the Deinococcus koreensis genome and encodes:
- a CDS encoding NAD(P)-dependent alcohol dehydrogenase, which codes for MTSVSSKTAVLTVHRTLAWETREVAAPGPREVRVRVGRIGVCGSDVHYYTHGRIGRFVVEGPLVLGHEVSGVVDAVGAGVTRVRPGDRVALEPGYPCRRCAYCKSGAYNLCPEMTFMATPPVDGALSEYVLWPDDFVFPVPDSVSDDAAALLEPLAVGVWAARKGEVRPGYSVAVLGAGPIGCTTIMAARAAGATTIIAVDLEDFRLELARRVGATHTFNARSGDALAFIRELGAAQGGLPLSHGGVDVAFETAGSLPTTRLSMSAPKPGGVAVLVGLPPDPEVSLDIVGAASREVTLRGVFRYANCYPAAIGLVASGAVNLDALVTQRYAFGQTPEAFEFADREKRASMKVMIDVG
- a CDS encoding SDR family NAD(P)-dependent oxidoreductase; amino-acid sequence: MTQLPTPPQILDLFRLDGRHAVVTGAAQGIGFEIARGLAQAGARVTIADLNPDVGTEAAQGIGAAFEVLDVTDAAAVAALAARLPDVEILVNNAGIVRNTPAESTPDEDWTAVMRVNLDGVFWCCREFGRPMLARGKGAIVSTASMSGMISNHPQPQAGYNASKAGVIHLTRSLAGEWGGRGVRVNAVAPGYTATPLTRRGLETPEWRDTWLKETPMGRLAEPAEIAPAVLYLASDASSFVTGHTLVVDGGYTCW
- a CDS encoding mannitol dehydrogenase family protein, with product MTVKLNRAALSTLDQRVAVPQYDPSALTSGIVHFGVGGFHRSHEAMYLDRLLGADAAGSAQWGICGVGVMPGDARMRDVLAAQDHLYTLVSRAPDGHAEARVIGALHEFLFAPDDPEAVLEKLASPETRIVSLTVTEGGYGTDNATGEFDPSGADFQHDLTPGAVPRTVFGYVTEGLRRRRERGLRPFTVLSCDNMQGNGHVAGQAFATFARLKDPELGEWVAREVAFPSSMVDRITPVTTEQTRQEVAREFGVDDAWPVVAEAFTQWVLEDRFTLGRPALETVGVQLVPDVEPYELMKLRLLNASHQAMGCLGLLAGSTYVHEVCGQPDFVDFLLGYMAREATPTLRPVPGIDLAAYRAELIERFASPAIRDTLARLIVDASERIPRFLLPVVRAQLDAGGEIARCALVVASWAAYIEAVDGGRFPALSDPRAAELQGAVRREARQPGAFLELRAVFGELGQSARFRAAYLAARASLQSDGPLGALQRLARDVPTASAVRASGGVKTPS